CCTCTGGATGAATGCGTCCCTTGCTACCTGCCAGGCACTTGTTAAATACAATATTAAATCGCAAACAATAAAACCCTCTGGTGGCATTGAAGTATAGATTGTACTGACTTATCCTTGGAGGAAGATTTAGGAACTTCTCGACCAGCTGGAGTTCTGGTAGTGGTTCTGTGATGAGCCTGTCTCCATCTACGATATGAAATTGCTCAATTGGGAAGTATTTTAACCACCTCTCCAGATGTTTTGTGTAGATGCTGGTTCTCACTGCCTTATACTTAGTGTTCACTTCGCAGGTATTAGGATCAATTGCCAGCTTCTCAAATTTGTAGtaggttttgttctttctttccttgccttCCAGCACCTGAGTATAATCAGAAATAGCTCTTGTGGTGGGTTCCCTGACAATGATCAATAACTTGATAGATGAGTTCATTTTGTAAATCCTCTCAGGTACTTCCTCAGTGATAAAATATGCAGGGCTTTTCTCAATTGTTATTTGATGAGGgtaagaaaaaggcatttttttccgGTACCACTCAATCCCCTTGGCATAGTTCTCATCATTGTCAAAGAAGTGAATCTCTTGAGAAGCTTTGACCACTGCGGGGTGAAGGTTCAGCATCTCTAGCAGCGCACGGGTGCCTCCTTTCCGCACCCCAATGATGATGGCCTTGGGAAGCTGCTGAACCAGATTGTGCAGTCGTATTTGCTCCTTTGTGGCATTGCCCTTTCGGAACTCGTGGAGTAGCCCTCGCTTGAACTGCAGAGCTCGCAGTGCAATTTCTTCCTGGCCACGGGATCCAAACTGACCATCGATGGGGCAAAGGGGCTGCAGTCTGTAATCAACAGAAGATGTATTTGTAAACAGAGGCCAGCTTTTAAGACAAGATTTCTGTACAGTTCATAGAAACCTTTTGCAATGTGGTGtttttcaacttttattttgcCAGAGATTAACATTAGTGCAAATGGTTTGATTATTTATTCTGGTATTTTGCTATGATCTGTCTGAATAACCCATTCCTCCACCCTTCTGCTCTTTTCAAGCATAGGCACTGTGATTATTCTTCTTGGAGCTTCTTGAACCTTACCTCACCTCCCACATTACTGATTAATTTGAGATTGCTTCAGCAGTTCTTAAAACATTCtaatatgaattttatttgGTCATTTTGATCCAAAAATCCAGTTCATCTAAGTACTGTCTTTCCACCACTAGTCCTATTCTAGCCTGAATTCTTTCCTCTATTTCTCATAGCATTATTAGCTACTGATCCAGAGTTAGCCTTTTTagtgaagaggggaaaaacaaattaaaaacagctctCTAGGCATCAACTCTCAATATTTTCCCTCCTGTTTAGAAGATATCCATTGTTTTTCCTGGGACAGAATCATAGAGACCAAGGTTTTGAATCAGGCATGGTTggtgaagaacagaaaaaaacaagaagagaaattttcaaaaatacatttattgcaTCATTATACCTATGATTTTCTTATCATCATTTGTGCATCCTCTCTCTGAACCAACCTTTTGTGCTTTAGTGTCTTCTGTTTCCCCTGTTTGTTTGTGCTATTCTTTTACATTCACCTGCAATTATTTCATGTAATTTCTACTTTTCTACTGCTTCCTTCTTGTATTTGATGTCAATGAATGTAAGAAATGAGTcggtaagaaaaatattaaaattttgctCCTACAGGACCTTGAAAAATCCCTCATTTCCACTCCCAAATCAGTGCTTTGTTCTTTATACAAGCCAATGTTACACTGAAGATGAAATCAGTACATAGGCAGAACTTCCAAGgtcctacagaaaaaaaataacattaataattttGCAGAGACATGCTCTCTAA
The Cygnus olor isolate bCygOlo1 chromosome 3, bCygOlo1.pri.v2, whole genome shotgun sequence genome window above contains:
- the HS3ST5 gene encoding heparan sulfate glucosamine 3-O-sulfotransferase 5 translates to MLFKQQALLRQKLFVLGSLAIGSLLYLVARVGSLDRLQPLCPIDGQFGSRGQEEIALRALQFKRGLLHEFRKGNATKEQIRLHNLVQQLPKAIIIGVRKGGTRALLEMLNLHPAVVKASQEIHFFDNDENYAKGIEWYRKKMPFSYPHQITIEKSPAYFITEEVPERIYKMNSSIKLLIIVREPTTRAISDYTQVLEGKERKNKTYYKFEKLAIDPNTCEVNTKYKAVRTSIYTKHLERWLKYFPIEQFHIVDGDRLITEPLPELQLVEKFLNLPPRISQYNLYFNATRGFYCLRFNIVFNKCLAGSKGRIHPEVDTSVITKLRKFFHPFNQKFYQITGRTFNWP